In a genomic window of Piliocolobus tephrosceles isolate RC106 chromosome 1, ASM277652v3, whole genome shotgun sequence:
- the CDC42SE1 gene encoding CDC42 small effector protein 1 — protein sequence MSEFWHKLGCCVVEKPQPKKKRRRIDRTMIGEPMNFVHLTHIGSGEMGAGDGLAMTGAVQEQMRSKGNRDRPWSNSRGL from the exons ATGAGTGAATTTTGGCACAAACTGGGCTGCTGTGTGGTAGAGAAACCCCAGCCG aagaagaagagaagacgGATTGACCGGACCATGATTGGGGAACCAATGAATTTTGTCCACCTGACTCACATTGGCTCTGGGGAGATGGGGGCCGGAGATGGACTTGCCATG ACAGGTGCAGTTCAGGAGCAGATGAGATCCAAGGGAAACCGAGATAGGCCATGGAGCAATTCTAGGGGCTTATAG
- the MLLT11 gene encoding protein AF1q translates to MRDPVSSQYSSFLFWRMPIPELDLSELEGLGLSDTATYKIKDSSVGKMIGPATAADQEKNPEGDGLLEYSTFNFWRAPIASIHSFELDLL, encoded by the coding sequence ATGAGGGACCCTGTGAGTAGCCAGTACAGCTCCTTTCTTTTCTGGAGGATGCCCATCCCAGAACTGGATCTGTCAGAGCTGGAAGGCCTGGGTCTGTCAGATACAGCCACCTACAAGATAAAAGACAGCAGCGTTGGCAAAATGATCGGGCCAGCAACTGCAGCAGACCAGGAGAAAAACCCTGAAGGTGATGGCCTCCTTGAGTACAGCACCTTCAACTTCTGGAGAGCTCCCATTGCCAGCATCCACTCCTTCGAACTGGACTTGCTCTAA